A genomic region of Phragmites australis chromosome 2, lpPhrAust1.1, whole genome shotgun sequence contains the following coding sequences:
- the LOC133908256 gene encoding cytochrome P450 CYP72A616-like has protein sequence MATRALLMLREASPWALSGAAAAAAMLWLAAWTLEWAWWTPRRLDRALRAQGLKGTRYRLFTGDLRENARINREARTKPLPLGCHDIASRVQPMLHNSMKEYGKMSFTWFGPTPRVMVSDPELVREILSNKFGHFGKPKSSRIGKLLANGVVSHEGEKWAKHRRILNPAFHLEKIKRMLPVFSTCSVEMITRWENSMLSEGSSEIDVWPEFQNLTGDVISRTAFGSSYQEGMKIFQLQGELAERFIQSVQTIFIPGYWFLPTKNNRRMREIDREIRKILHGIIGKREKAIKNGERSTNNDLLGLLLESNMRQSNGNANLGMATEDVIEECKLFYFAGMETTSVLLTWTFIVLSMHPEWQERAREEVLSHFGRARPDFDSLSRLKIVTMILYEVLRLYPPVTFITRRTYKEMELGGINYPAGVNLLLPMLFIHHDRNVWGKDASEFNPERFADGISNATKHQAAFFPFSGGPRICIGQNFALLEAKMALCTILQRFSFELSPSYTHAPYTVITLHPQHGAQIKLRKL, from the exons ATGGCGACCCGAGCTCTGCTCATGCTGCGGGAGGCCTCGCCGTGGGCCCTGtctggcgcggcggcggccgcggcgatgCTGTGGCTGGCGGCCTGGACGCTGGAATGGGCATGGTGGACGCCGCGGCGGCTGGACCGGGCCCTGCGGGCCCAGGGCCTCAAGGGCACCAGGTACCGCCTCTTCACCGGCGACCTGAGGGAAAACGCTCGGATTAATCGGGAGGCTCGCACGAAGCCGCTACCGCTCGGCTGCCACGACATCGCCTCCCGCGTGCAGCCCATGCTCCACAACTCCATGAAGGAATACG GGAAAATGTCATTCACTTGGTTTGGTCCGACGCCAAGGGTGATGGTTTCAGACCCGGAATTAGTGAGGGAGATTTTGTCTAACAAGTTTGGCCACTTTGGTAAACCAAAGAGTAGCCGTATCGGAAAGTTGCTAGCCAATGGGGTTGTAAGTCATGAAGGCGAGAAATGGGCAAAGCATAGGAGGATTCTCAATCCTGCCTTCCATCTTGAGAAGATAAAG CGGATGCTGCCAGTATTTTCTACCTGTTCTGTCGAAATGATTACTAGATGGGAGAATTCGATGCTTTCTGAGGGATCTTCTGAGATAGACGTCTGGCCTGAGTTCCAGAATCTTACTGGAGATGTTATCTCAAGAACCGCGTTTGGTAGCAGCTATCAGGAGGGGATGAAAATTTTCCAGCTGCAAGGAGAACTAGCTGAACGTTTTATACAATCTGTCCAAACAATATTTATCCCAGGATATTG GTTCTTGCCCACCAAAAATAACAGAAGGATGAGAGAAATTGATCGAGAGATCCGCAAAATTCTGCATGGAATAATTGGCAAAAGAGAGAAGGCTATTAAAAATGGCGAAAGAAGTACTAACAATGATCTGCTGGGCTTATTACTGGAGTCAAACATGAGGCAATCAAATGGGAATGCGAATCTAGGAATGGCAACAGAAGATGTGATTGAGGAATGCAAGTTATTTTACTTCGCAGGTATGGAGACAACATCTGTCCTGCTTACTTGGACGTTCATTGTGCTAAGCATGCACCCAGAGTGGCAAGAGCGGGCAAGAGAAGAAGTGTTGAGCCACTTTGGAAGAGCTAGACCAGATTTTGATAGCTTGAGCCGTCTGAAGATT GTAACCATGATTCTATACGAGGTCCTAAGGCTATACCCACCGGTGACTTTTATAACCAGGAGGACATACAAGGAAATGGAGCTCGGTGGCATCAACTATCCTGCAGGAGTGAACCTTCTGCTGCCCATGCTCTTCATTCACCATGATCGCAACGTCTGGGGGAAAGACGCAAGCGAGTTCAATCCGGAGAGGTTCGCGGACGGCATCTCCAACGCGACCAAGCATCAGGCCGCTTTCTTTCCATTCAGCGGGGGTCCCAGGATCTGCATCGGCCAGAACTTCGCGCTGCTGGAAGCAAAGATGGCGCTGTGCACCATCCTCCAGCGCTTCTCCTTTGAGCTCTCGCCGTCCTACACCCACGCGCCTTACACCGTGATAACCCTGCACCCCCAACACGGTGCTCAGATCAAGTTGAGGAAGCTCTGA
- the LOC133908258 gene encoding cytochrome P450 CYP72A616-like, whose product MDEVVEAAAVVSPSPWSLLQGLLALLGAWVAYRAAERCWLRPRRLSRALRRQGLGGTAYRFPAGDLKENARLNAEARSRPMPPCHDVVPRVMPHLHNTVNEHGNICITWFGPIPRVVIAEAELVRDILSNKFGHFEKFKNKRLGKLLALGLASYDGEKWAKHRRILNPAFHLEKLKRMLPAFSTCCTELIDHWESKLAGSDRSYELDIWPEFQNLTGDVISRTAFGSSFMEGRRIFQLQAEQAERVTKAFQYMYIPGFLFFPTQNNRRMNEINREIEGNLRGMIEKRERAIESGESSSNDLLGLLLQSNRDSGKGGLRMTTEEVIEECKLFYFAGMETTSVLLTWTLVVLGMHPEWQERARDEVLSVFGRDKPNFDGLSRLKTVTMILYEVLRLYPPAVTLNRRTFKEMQIGGITYPAGVILELPIILVHHNPDVWGKDAHEFKPARFAEGISKATKDQPAFFPFGWGPRICIGQNFALLEAKMALSMILQRFEFQLSPSYSHAPYTVITLHPQHGAQIILKRL is encoded by the exons ATGGACGAGGTCGtagaagcagcagcagtagtTTCGCCGTCGCCGTGGAGCCTGCTCCAGGGGCTCCTTGCCCTGCTCGGCGCGTGGGTGGCCTACCGTGCCGCCGAGAGATGCTGGCTGCGGCCGCGGCGGCTCAGCCGGGCGCTCCGTCGGCAGGGGCTCGGCGGTACGGCGTACCGCTTCCCGGCGGGCGACCTCAAGGAGAACGCCCGGCTCAACGCCGAGGCTCGGTCCAGGCCCATGCCTCCGTGCCACGACGTTGTCCCCCGCGTGATGCCGCATCTCCACAACACTGTCAATGAGCACG GCAATATTTGCATCACTTGGTTCGGCCCGATCCCCAGGGTGGTCATCGCAGAGGCAGAGTTGGTCAGAGACATCCTATCTAACAAGTTCGGTCACTTCGAGAAGTTCAAGAACAAACGTCTCGGCAAATTGCTGGCCCTTGGCCTTGCGAGCTACGACGGCGAGAAATGGGCAAAGCACCGGAGGATCCTGAACCCTGCATTCCATCTTGAAAAGCTTAAG CGCATGCTGCCGGCGTTTTCTACGTGCTGCACCGAGCTGATAGATCACTGGGAGAGTAAACTTGCTGGTTCCGATCGATCATATGAACTGGACATCTGGCCGGAGTTTCAGAACCTCACCGGAGACGTGATCTCCCGCACGGCGTTCGGCAGCAGCTTCATGGAAGGACGGAGGATCTTCCAACTCCAAGCAGAGCAAGCAGAGCGAGTTACCAAGGCCTTCCAGTATATGTACATCCCAGGATTCCT GTTCTTCCCGACACAAAACAACCGGAGGATGAACGAGATCAACCGAGAGATCGAAGGGAATCTAAGAGGCATGATCGAAAAGAGGGAGCGCGCAATCGAGAGCGGCGAATCGAGCAGCAACGACTTGCTCGGCCTGCTGCTGCAGTCGAACAGGGACAGCGGGAAAGGCGGTCTGAGGATGACCACCGAGGAAGTGATCGAGGAGTGCAAGCTCTTCTACTTCGCGGGGATGGAAACCACATCGGTGCTGCTCACGTGGACGCTCGTCGTGCTAGGCATGCACCCTGAGTGGCAGGAACGCGCGAGGGACGAAGTCCTCAGCGTGTTCGGCAGGGACAAGCCAAATTTCGACGGCCTTAGCCGACTCAAAACG GTGACGATGATACTATACGAGGTGCTCAGGCTGTACCCGCCGGCGGTAACGCTAAACCGAAGGACGTTCAAGGAAATGCAGATCGGAGGCATCACATACCCTGCAGGGGTGATCCTTGAGCTGCCCATAATCTTGGTTCACCACAATCCTGACGTGTGGGGCAAGGACGCGCATGAGTTCAAGCCAGCGAGGTTCGCGGAGGGGATCTCAAAGGCGACGAAGGACCAACCGGCGTTCTTCCCCTTCGGTTGGGGCCCCCGGATCTGCATCGGTCAAAACTTTGCATTGCTCGAAGCCAAGATGGCGCTGAGCATGATCCTTCAACGCTTCGAGTTCCAGCTGTCGCCGTCGTACTCACATGCGCCGTACACAGTCATCACGCTGCATCCTCAGCATGGCGCGCAAATTATACTCAAGAGGCTATGA